One region of Termitidicoccus mucosus genomic DNA includes:
- a CDS encoding bifunctional 4-hydroxy-2-oxoglutarate aldolase/2-dehydro-3-deoxy-phosphogluconate aldolase, which produces MKKDAILSKIKTEKVVALIRADSPDGLLDCAKALAAGGLTSIELTMTTPGAIRMLEKATAELPDFLFGLGTVLDTETARAGILAGAKFIVTPATRPAVNELCQRYSIPVFCGAFTPTEIITAWESGADAVKIFPAEFFGPNYIKSVKAPFPQIDFVPTGGVNENNVADFLKAGAAATAAGSSLVQAKALKDKDWAAITAKAKAFADAVAAFK; this is translated from the coding sequence ATGAAAAAAGACGCCATCCTGTCCAAAATCAAAACCGAGAAAGTCGTCGCCCTCATCCGCGCCGACAGCCCCGACGGGCTCCTCGATTGCGCCAAGGCCCTCGCCGCCGGCGGCCTCACCAGCATCGAGCTCACCATGACCACGCCCGGCGCCATCCGCATGCTCGAAAAAGCCACCGCCGAGCTGCCCGATTTCCTCTTCGGCCTCGGCACCGTGCTCGACACCGAGACCGCCCGCGCGGGCATCCTCGCCGGCGCCAAGTTCATCGTCACGCCCGCCACCCGCCCCGCCGTCAACGAGCTCTGCCAGCGTTACAGCATCCCCGTTTTCTGCGGCGCGTTCACCCCCACCGAAATCATCACCGCCTGGGAATCCGGCGCCGACGCCGTGAAGATTTTCCCCGCCGAGTTCTTCGGACCCAACTACATCAAGTCGGTCAAGGCCCCCTTCCCGCAAATCGACTTCGTGCCCACCGGCGGCGTCAATGAAAACAACGTCGCCGACTTCCTCAAGGCCGGTGCCGCCGCCACCGCCGCCGGCAGCTCGCTCGTGCAGGCCAAGGCGCTCAAGGACAAGGATTGGGCCGCCATCACCGCCAAGGCCAAGGCTTTCGCCGACGCCGTCGCCGCCTTCAAGTAA
- a CDS encoding DUF3857 domain-containing transglutaminase family protein gives MSWLALGFSPFAEAIDWQPLDPGDLAATASAIDPDAGAEILYRYLEIDDSFNYDSSGSSSHEYIRIKIYNDKGVRELDKIDIPYTNLSSVRRLMARVIKPGGGILEVNKDAFHQRDIVKKGDRKVQVISFSFPSIEPGDIVEYKWDTRSDTNVYGLQLRLLREMPTRRVCFRVKPFLAPGLNFDVFYHQCQQQKFERDREDFHSIELRDLPAFKEEPWMPPEDEVQPWILFYPMLVEEKPGNFWPNTGKTTAGDMASYTRRPSKEIKEAAARITAGATTVEERARLINDYCRNQILNTSRYIPKSGDIVKPKSKPTPGYTLEKKQGRTIDIVTLYHALARAAGLDSRVALCADRSDAFFRRDIRLSSQLPAQIVAVKDGGGWLFFDPAFDSVPAGSLRWYNEGVPVLVATPQSVEWLTTPLTPADRTRLKRTARLRLNDEGTLMGELRFDYFGHYEIQARIDFMLETPEKREEIMRERLQSRIPGAEISRLEMPGIDDLAAPVYITYNIRIPNYAERVGPRLFFQPGYFEKGNQPRFTAETRDHDIYFPYPWSVEDDVEIGVPAGFSLEEASAPGSMPENADWGKYTVQIAFKKSTKTIIYKRAFAFTPVRFSKESYAQVKRLFSALHHRDAHTLSLKSGAPSGETGAAPAAAAAR, from the coding sequence GTGTCCTGGCTTGCCCTTGGCTTCTCCCCCTTCGCCGAGGCCATCGACTGGCAACCGCTCGATCCGGGGGACCTTGCCGCGACCGCCTCCGCCATTGATCCCGACGCGGGGGCGGAAATCCTTTATCGCTACCTTGAGATCGACGACAGCTTCAACTACGACAGTTCGGGTTCCAGCAGTCATGAATACATTCGCATAAAAATATATAACGACAAGGGTGTGCGTGAGCTCGACAAAATCGACATCCCCTATACCAACCTGAGCTCTGTACGCCGTCTCATGGCGCGCGTCATCAAACCCGGCGGCGGCATTCTCGAGGTGAACAAGGACGCGTTTCACCAGCGCGACATCGTGAAGAAAGGCGACCGCAAGGTGCAGGTGATCTCGTTTTCATTTCCCTCCATCGAACCGGGCGACATCGTTGAATACAAATGGGACACCCGCTCGGACACCAACGTCTACGGACTCCAGCTCCGGCTGTTGCGCGAGATGCCCACGCGCAGGGTGTGCTTCCGGGTGAAGCCTTTTCTCGCCCCCGGACTGAACTTTGATGTGTTTTATCACCAGTGCCAGCAGCAGAAATTCGAAAGGGACCGGGAGGACTTCCATTCCATCGAACTGCGCGACCTCCCCGCATTCAAGGAAGAGCCCTGGATGCCGCCCGAGGACGAGGTGCAGCCGTGGATTCTGTTTTATCCCATGCTTGTCGAGGAAAAACCCGGAAACTTCTGGCCGAATACCGGGAAAACCACGGCCGGGGACATGGCTTCCTACACGCGCCGTCCGTCGAAAGAGATAAAGGAAGCCGCCGCCCGCATCACCGCGGGCGCGACCACGGTCGAGGAACGCGCCCGCCTCATCAATGACTACTGCCGCAACCAAATCCTCAATACCAGCCGCTACATCCCCAAGTCGGGCGACATCGTGAAACCCAAGAGCAAGCCGACCCCCGGCTACACGCTTGAGAAAAAACAGGGGCGCACGATCGACATCGTGACGCTTTACCACGCGCTGGCCCGCGCCGCCGGGCTCGACTCGCGGGTGGCGTTGTGCGCCGACCGCTCCGACGCCTTTTTCCGCCGGGACATCCGGCTTTCCTCCCAGCTCCCGGCGCAGATCGTCGCCGTAAAGGATGGCGGGGGGTGGCTCTTTTTCGATCCCGCCTTCGACAGCGTCCCGGCCGGAAGCCTGCGCTGGTATAACGAAGGCGTGCCGGTGCTCGTCGCCACCCCGCAATCCGTCGAGTGGCTCACCACCCCGCTGACCCCGGCGGACCGGACCCGGCTGAAGCGCACCGCCCGGCTGCGCCTCAATGACGAGGGCACGCTGATGGGCGAACTGCGCTTTGACTATTTCGGGCACTACGAGATCCAGGCCCGCATCGACTTCATGCTCGAAACCCCGGAAAAGCGTGAAGAGATCATGCGCGAACGGCTCCAGTCACGCATTCCCGGGGCGGAGATTTCCCGGCTGGAAATGCCGGGCATCGATGACCTCGCCGCGCCGGTTTATATAACATACAACATACGCATCCCGAACTACGCCGAGCGGGTCGGTCCGCGGCTGTTTTTCCAGCCCGGCTATTTCGAAAAAGGCAACCAGCCGCGGTTCACCGCCGAGACCCGCGACCACGATATATATTTCCCTTATCCGTGGTCGGTCGAGGATGACGTGGAAATCGGCGTCCCGGCCGGATTCTCGCTGGAAGAAGCGAGCGCGCCGGGGTCCATGCCGGAGAATGCGGACTGGGGAAAATACACCGTGCAAATCGCATTTAAAAAGAGCACCAAGACGATCATCTATAAGCGCGCGTTCGCCTTCACGCCGGTGAGGTTTTCCAAGGAGAGCTACGCGCAGGTCAAACGCCTCTTCTCCGCCCTCCATCACCGGGACGCGCATACGCTCAGTCTGAAAAGCGGGGCGCCGTCCGGAGAAACCGGCGCCGCACCCGCCGCCGCGGCCGCCAGATAA
- a CDS encoding DUF3857 domain-containing protein, protein MFPSRQILRALPLLAAALSFLPAAHAAPPRWMTEAMARACPAGDHDTPAAVIHDEALTTVASDGKITTRTMHAVRVLTRYGRDYATVAIPYTADTENISGFRAWLRLPSGEVKEYRAKDTADIALSPEAVYADTRSIVFTPPNVVAGSVFGFEYTREDLGTHGQDMWTFQSTIPVLFSRVTYKLAKGWGARSLTFNHADIQPVAEKDALAWELRDLPSVRTEPASPPFGQLAASIGIDLVPPAASSKRGPARTSFASWTDVSACYTPVHDTAAAPDQAIRQKVNALLAGAGPAQWERIRALARHAQIVRYVSIQMGLGRGGGYTPRAAAEVFKTNYGDCKDKTALLRAMLQAAGISSHPVLVYAADRHAVSDRWPTPAQFDHCIIGICVDETVSVPAVIEVPGLGRLLIFDPTNPSTALGNIDSDLQGGRALVLAGPSGAMITLPFTPAESNHLERAITAQLTATGAIGARIKEHTTGQMAAYERALFHAPGSKYEKIILDWINTTAPGAKIVTNKQQDDMNADIFDLMVDFAAPAYARAMRDKLLVFKPAIVSRRHYIPFDDPDRRHPIRLHPNSFAETADILIPDGFAVDELPPPVDVAADFGRYTATCTTEAGKVHYRRSLRVNAATIPAANYKLVRRFYEAVRNAEQSPVVLVRR, encoded by the coding sequence ATGTTTCCCTCCCGCCAAATCCTCCGCGCCCTGCCGCTGCTCGCCGCCGCGCTCTCGTTCCTTCCCGCCGCTCATGCCGCGCCTCCCCGCTGGATGACCGAAGCCATGGCCCGTGCCTGCCCGGCGGGCGACCACGACACCCCCGCCGCCGTCATCCACGACGAGGCGCTCACCACCGTCGCATCCGATGGAAAAATCACCACCAGGACGATGCATGCCGTGCGTGTCCTCACCCGTTACGGCCGCGACTACGCCACCGTTGCCATCCCCTACACCGCCGACACGGAAAATATCTCCGGATTCCGCGCGTGGCTCCGACTCCCGTCCGGCGAGGTCAAGGAATACCGCGCGAAAGACACCGCCGACATCGCGCTATCCCCCGAGGCGGTGTATGCCGACACTCGTTCCATCGTGTTCACACCGCCGAATGTCGTGGCCGGCAGTGTATTTGGATTTGAATACACGCGGGAGGACCTCGGCACGCACGGCCAGGATATGTGGACCTTTCAGTCCACCATCCCCGTGCTCTTTTCGCGCGTGACCTACAAACTCGCCAAGGGCTGGGGTGCCCGTTCCCTCACCTTCAACCACGCCGACATCCAGCCGGTCGCCGAAAAGGACGCCCTGGCTTGGGAGCTTCGCGACCTGCCGTCCGTACGCACCGAGCCGGCCAGCCCTCCGTTCGGACAGCTCGCCGCCTCCATCGGCATCGACCTTGTCCCGCCCGCCGCATCCTCCAAACGCGGCCCGGCGCGCACCTCGTTCGCCTCGTGGACCGACGTTTCCGCCTGCTACACGCCGGTCCACGACACCGCCGCCGCCCCCGACCAGGCCATCAGGCAAAAAGTCAACGCCCTCCTCGCCGGCGCGGGTCCCGCGCAATGGGAGCGCATCCGCGCGCTCGCCCGTCATGCCCAGATCGTCCGCTATGTGTCCATCCAGATGGGCCTGGGGCGGGGCGGCGGCTACACCCCGCGCGCCGCCGCCGAGGTGTTCAAAACCAACTACGGCGACTGCAAGGACAAGACCGCCCTCCTGCGCGCCATGCTTCAGGCCGCCGGGATTTCCTCGCATCCCGTCCTGGTTTACGCCGCCGACCGCCATGCCGTTTCCGACCGCTGGCCCACACCGGCCCAGTTCGACCACTGCATCATCGGCATCTGCGTGGACGAAACCGTCAGCGTCCCCGCCGTCATCGAAGTCCCCGGTCTCGGGCGCCTGCTCATTTTCGATCCCACCAACCCCAGCACCGCCCTTGGAAATATCGATTCCGATCTGCAAGGCGGCCGGGCATTGGTCCTCGCCGGTCCGTCCGGCGCCATGATTACCCTCCCCTTCACGCCCGCCGAAAGCAATCATCTCGAACGCGCCATCACCGCGCAACTCACCGCCACCGGCGCGATCGGCGCGCGCATCAAGGAGCATACGACCGGCCAGATGGCCGCCTACGAACGCGCCCTCTTTCACGCCCCCGGTTCCAAATACGAAAAGATCATCCTCGACTGGATAAACACCACCGCCCCCGGCGCGAAAATCGTCACCAATAAGCAGCAGGACGACATGAATGCCGATATCTTTGACCTCATGGTTGACTTTGCCGCCCCCGCCTACGCCCGCGCCATGCGCGACAAACTCCTCGTCTTCAAACCCGCCATCGTCTCGCGCCGCCATTATATCCCGTTCGATGACCCCGACCGCCGGCACCCCATCCGTCTGCATCCGAATTCGTTCGCCGAGACCGCCGACATCCTGATTCCCGACGGATTTGCCGTGGACGAACTTCCACCGCCCGTCGATGTGGCGGCCGACTTCGGCCGCTACACCGCCACCTGCACCACCGAAGCCGGCAAGGTCCACTACCGCCGCTCGCTGCGCGTCAACGCCGCCACCATCCCCGCCGCCAACTACAAGCTGGTGCGCCGCTTCTACGAAGCCGTCCGCAACGCCGAGCAATCCCCCGTCGTCCTCGTGCGCCGCTGA